The following nucleotide sequence is from Malania oleifera isolate guangnan ecotype guangnan chromosome 4, ASM2987363v1, whole genome shotgun sequence.
ACTAGTACACTCTTTTCATAGATCAGTTGCTTGCACCAGCAGGTGGGCCCGGGGGGCTCTAGACACCACAGTAGTGGTGGCTGCCCAAAAGAAAGAGGATTTTAGGGGTTTCGAATTCCTCAAGGTCTTCTCCTTAATGGAAGATACTAATCCTTCTATGTAGTGGGTTGCCTGAGGAAGGATATAGTCTACTAAATGACCATCAAGGAAGTATCTCCTTTTTGATTCAAGGGATTAGCCATGCACGGTACTCCAAAATCATGCATTATCAAATTATTTTCAATGGCTATGATTGAGGTGCATGGGACATGTTTCGTTGAAACCTTTTCTTTTTGACAAGACAATTAATGATGGTAATATGGGTGTCACATGGATACTTATCTCTGTTTGTTCGGACTCTTGAACCCATTTTTTGGTTTCTAGTCCTAatatattttctttgttttttcctTCTCAAAAAGACAGTGGCAACTCAATTGTTTTTCAAGATCTTTCAAACTCCTTTCTTAAACCcaatatatatattctttgaaGCGCTGGTGCATTGCCTGGACAAAATTCTGTGATTACAGTGCAAAGACGAAGCTTATATATAGAGCTATGCTAAAACATTGATGTACCTTTGCCAATGAGTGAGGCATTTAGCCCAAGGGCATGGGGCTTTTTGGCACACAAAGAGGGCTTGTCCCTGGAGGTCGGAGATTTCACCCATGTGAGGAAGAATTTGGCATATGATTTGAAGCTATAAGTGTGGTATTGCATGAGGGTCCACTTGGAGGCATTGTGCGTTTGAGTTGTTTCAGCTTGGATGCATAGGGATTTGGGTAGTGTGACTGATGAAGCCTTGTAAACCTTACCCTTGTCACCATGGATTATGTAGATGTAAGCCCAGTAAAAGGTGGTGTTTCCTCTTTTCTGCTGACATGTGATGGCCCCAACAAACTGGTATCAGAACATCAAGTCAAGAAGGGCATCTGCCATGAAGATTCAGGCTTTAACCTGTGCCCTCTGGTCTTTTGGGCCTATTAGGTGATCACAATATTAAGCCTGGTATAAGCTGTCCTGACTTGCAATTGTGTTAAATGTTCTACATATTGCAACGAAAATTGGATTTGGAACTTGCTATAGGTATCTCAATCAGgttgttttttgtattttttgtttagCTAGCAGTAGTGAAGCTCTTCAGTCATGAACATGTCATTGCTTAAATTGAacaaaaaattttcccaaaaataattaaattaaataaatgttGTCTTACCTGTGTCAGAGAACCAGGAATGTCAAGGTTGAATTTCTGTAGGTTGATTGATTGGTGTATCCTGGAATAGAATGGAAGGGATGGAGGTGGTTTTGCCTCTATCCCCCATTGGCATTGATTGTTAGGTTGAAATTGAAGTAGGAAATTGCTTGTTTGGAGGCAAAGCTCTGCAGATGGCATTGTGTTTTGCTGGAATTGCATATGAGTAGCCCTATCTTATAATAGGAGATTGAATCCTTATTTTAATCtgttttgaagacactgaaaaagttgGTAGTTTGGGATGATAAATACAGATAAATGCGCAGCATATTCATTCTTTTATTAGTAGGGTAAATTGTTGCTGTTAAAAATAGTGGCGATCCTAATATATTTATCTGTTCAAAATTTCTGAAATGGGATAATGCAAAGAATCTCTCTGTTACGTTTGAACTTATCAAGATGTTGTGATTGTCTAGCCAAACTGCTGGATTTCAGTACTTGTATTTAATTGTGCAAGCTGTTGGCATTTTGATATTTGTAATTAATTGTGTTCCCCTCTGGGTTGATTTGTAGTAATAAGTCCGTTCTTGCTTGCATCACAGGGTCATGTAGTTAAAGACTCGGCCAATGCCACGTACTGTGTTTACAATTCAGATGTTGCCACTGGTTATGGTGTGGGTGCTTTTTTGTTTCTTCTCTCCAGTGAATCCCTGCTAATGGGTGTGACAAAGTGCATGTGTTTTGGGAGACCGTTGGCACCTGGCAGTAATCGTGCTTGGTCCATAATCTATTTTTTCTCATCATGGTAAGAATTCAAACCTGCTTTAGTTTTCTTGAAACTTGCCGAACTCTTGGAAAATTCTCATCTCGATAACAACTAATTCTGTTATTGTTGATTTGCCAACCAACTTCTAAATGTTTGAAGTTAAAAAAAGCTTATTTCTTATGCTCTACCTGCAGGGTCTTTTTTCTGGTTGCGGAAGCATGTCTAATTGCAGGTGCAAAGAACAATGCTTATCATACAAAATACCGAGGAATGATTTATGCCCAGAACTTCTCCTGCGAAACACTGCGGAAAGGTGTTTTTGTTGCAGGAGCCGTGTTCGTAGTTGCAACCATGATTCTCAACGTATATTACTATATGTATTTCACCAAGGCTACTTCTCAGGCAGCTCATAAAGCAAATCGTGCTAGTTCAACTGTTGGAATGACTGGGAAGGTGTAGATTCAACCAACCGATGAGCGCGGTAGCGTGATATTTTACTTTTTAGTGATTGTTTGGGTCTTTCGATTTTGTGATATCGTAAAATGCAATTGTGCTGGTAAAAACATTTTGTTCATCCCGTAATCTATAGTGCAATTGTGGGCACTTTCTCACAGAAGATCAAAGATGCATAGTTGAAAATGAATCCTTTCTCAATGActcaatgataataatagtaatagtgatagtaaaaataaaataaaatgagtcCAATCTTAAATTTTTGGAAGTAGCATCTGTATTCATAGAGAACAAcattccaaattttttttgagCTATGCAACCTTAGGGCAGTGTTGTGGTAATATGGAGGCCAGTTTGGCTGATTAGAATCTTTTATATTGTTGTGTTCTTTGGTTCCTCGCTCTTGCAACGAGGATCCTGATCTTTGATCTTTTTGCATCAATGGCTAGATATGCTTAAAATTCTGGTCGATCTATGTTTGCGTTTTAGTCCTTAGCAATTTTTATTTACCGTCTCCAGTCAAAGCTGCTTTTTAAGGATTAAAACCCtagtttgaaaattatttttgaattttgaattgaaaagtgttaaaagaataaataaaaattaaagggCTTTGTACCCTGAATGGCTTTGATCTTTTGTTCTGGCCAACTCATCGTTGACAACTTGTTTGTCCTGGTTGGTGTAGGAGCAAGGGCGAATGCGAGTGTACAATTGCATCATCCTCATCTAAGTTGCTTAAAAGATTGAAAATGAGGGTATTTTTTTAATGCTACACCTGAATTCTGTTCGCCTAATGTTATGTTTGGTTTTGGTTTGTGgatgaaatgataatggaaatgAATGTAATATTGACTTTTTCATATCAAAATTTGGATTAAATATATTGAGCATGTTAATTATCAGAAAGAAGCCATGCCTTTTCtcaaaagattaattaaaattttctgaagagttacaattaaaatttataaattaaagaTATGGGGAGTAAGGCTGTAGGCTCGAGGGGTAAAAAAGATATAGTACTAAGGAGAGACGAGCTTATATTCAACCCAGTAAGCTTGCTAAAACCACTTCTACCTTTCAAAAAATGATCGATTGGAAAACGTAGTGAAAATGGCTTTGGATCCTCTCTTTGGTGTGGAGGATCATCTATGTGACAACTTAAATAATATTAGCGGATAAGAAATAATCATTACCTTTTAGTTTTTTAATTCTTatcaaaatttggatttttgcGAATCCAAATAAAATGTAAAGCAGGAAAACATTTTCAGATAAACGTTTTTAAAATTTCAGCTGACAAATCTTTGCTTTGTGTATTTCTTTGTTTTCATTCGTCGTAAAGTCGtatattttcaattggaaaacaACATTTTTCGTCTCGAAATATGTTAGACAATAACAACCTAAGCAAGCTTGTAAACTGCAACAAATTGAGCTTTCTCAAGTCAAGATAGCTCGCTAAGCTCCTCTTGACATTTGTTCTTTTAAAGTGCCTTTTTATCCTTTTAATGAATTTCTCTAGCGAATCCATGATTGAAAAATAGGCAATAAACTACTCTTAGGGTACTCGTAACCAAATATGTAGCTAgattgtagttttttttttcctatgaAAGCATCTTATCAAGGGTACAAAGTCCATTCAAACAATCAAAGTATAAATGATTGCTTGGAATGTTTTGCTCTGACTAGATTGAGGAGTGCTTGAACAAGATTCAAGCTATGATTGTTGTTTTTCCTTATGAAAGCATCTCATCAAGGGTAAAAAGTCCATTCCAACAACCAAAATATAAATGATTGCTTGGAATGTTTTGCTTGAACTAGATTGGGGAATTCTATCTTGCTTCACATTCTTGATTCAATggttctaattttaaaaaaaaaaaaaaaaaaaaaaaaaaaaagacaacatGCAGCAATGAGGTTCCAAGTAACTAAATCATTAGAGGTATGATTATAGGCCCCCCTAATCATTTCCTTTACTTTGACAACTCTATTAGAAGTCACCCTTGGCCATTTAATTTGTGACTATCAATGATGCATTTAGCTAAGCTTAATGGATATGTTTAATGCAACATATGCCAATTATCACAAAAGAGGAAAGTTCTCCTTCCATTGCCAATTTTTTAGTTAAGGCACCTAGAGATAGCATATATGGTTTTGATAAATCTTTCCCAAGTTTAGAAGCACTTTGCACGAagaggaagggggggggggggggggagcgctCTACTGCTTTGAGAGAGTGAAATAGATTCAAAGCATTCTCGCCCTTTGTTGGGAGAGACCTTGGTTTTGGATATGAATTATTTGggtaagatgtaatataaaattgtattgaaatttgttcatatctatccaaatccaaatccaaggcccaaAGCAATGTTCCCACACGCAGTGTTAGTACTTTTTATTACAATATTTGTGTGCGCAAAGATGAACAAATTATTTACACTGCAAATGTTTGTAATTCCTAGTTGCTTGCACTTGTTGTAATActtcaattcaccccccattGTTGCTCTTTCAAGATTCTTGTAAGAACTTCCATAGAAAGGACAAACAAATGTAGGGAGCTAGGATCTCCCTGTCTTACCCTCTTTTGACCTTGAAAATATCCTTTAAGAGAATCACGGATGGAGGACGAAAAATGTGTAGTGTTAATGCATTCTTTAATGATCTCCTTAAGGTTTTTAATGATAAAACCTCAATCTACTAAGACAAGTGCATTCCTCAAAATCCACCTTAATAGCAACTTTAGAAGCTCCCACAATAAGATGACAATTATTCAAATTCATTAGGAAGGACACTACTCTAAATACTTATTCCCTTAATAAAACTAGTTTTATTTGTACTTACGAAAGAGGGCAAACAAGATTGGAGGTTATTAGAAAGGGTTTTAATATTGCATTTATACAAGATGTTACAATAAGCAATATGTTTAAAGTTAGGGCTTTTAGGCttcttttatttttggatttaGCACCAAGATTATGGAATTAACTTGATTAAGTAGTTAAGAGTCATTAAAGAAAGAGAGAATGGCTACAACAAAGTCATTCTCAATATTGTGCCAATAGGATTTGAAGAACTTTGCATTATAGCCATTAGGGTGATGTCCCTTGCCATTAGAAGAAGAAAATGCTAACAGACTTATTAAGTTGGATCTCATCTTGCTCTGACCTAGTAATACCAAACATGTCATTCAGGAAAATTAGGCCATAaataatgatttatttattttttatcaccAATCAAATTCTAGTAAAAAAAAGAGTATATCTCTCTTGATATCCTCTAAAGATTCCAATCTCTTACCTTCATAGTTCTTGGAATTGATAGTTAAGAGGAAGAATATATTATTCTTGTCTTATAGTTGAGTCCAGACTCTCATATTCTTTCGACAAGTAttttaaataacttttatttataATAAGTCATACCAAAGTTAACTAAGTTAGGATGATTAAGATGAATTAGCTGAGCATTGTCCATATATTTCTTCTTTAGCCACCTTTAATCAGTCACAAACACTTGAGAACAATCTTTAAATCCTTCTTTGAGGTTTTTGCTAGAGATATCTAGTGTAGTGCCAATCATGGAGTAAGAAGTCCATGGTTTTTGTACAAGATCTATAAACTAAGAATGAGTTCTTCAACAACCTAGAAACTTAAAAGGAATTTTAGGGCCTCCTTTCACATTTTCACTAGTGATAtttgttggaattgatgtgatTCTAAgagaaggaggggggggggggggtgaattgggttttaaaaactttttgactaaattaaacttttgcgcggattcaccacatatcatatcccatttccATAATAcaaatgtgtatgtaaaataattaaattatcagtgcaggcatacacgtgtgtagtatatgtcatttaatttaaatgtgtgcatgcaaataattgtaacaatgaataaacaagcatgcacatatagaaatttaagtgcggaaatttacataagatagagagagagtgacacatagATTTTTTAtagaggtttggccaaaccatccaacgtccccgccttgggcataccccccaaggattccactatccctgctcacttcaACGGGCGGATCAGAAGCCGTTACAACATTTCCTTAAGAGGCAAGGTAAACCCCATCTCAATTATCAGGCTGAgtccaactggtctcccttacgggacGGAGACACCCCAGTTCAATGTTCGGGCTGAatcgaatcggtctcacttacggggttgagactccttAGT
It contains:
- the LOC131154571 gene encoding uncharacterized protein LOC131154571, whose protein sequence is MGEGKGSTLVHLLVVVLSLVAFGFAVAAERRRSTGHVVKDSANATYCVYNSDVATGYGVGAFLFLLSSESLLMGVTKCMCFGRPLAPGSNRAWSIIYFFSSWVFFLVAEACLIAGAKNNAYHTKYRGMIYAQNFSCETLRKGVFVAGAVFVVATMILNVYYYMYFTKATSQAAHKANRASSTVGMTGKV